In the Cellvibrio sp. KY-GH-1 genome, GGGCGGCGGTTTTACCGAAGACTTTGAGCAGAAAAAGACCCGCGACACCATTGAAAACGAAGCGGACAACGGTTTGCAAAACCTGACCGGAACCCTGGCGATGGCACGTACCAACGATCCACACAGCGCGACCGCACAATTTTTTATTAACGTAAAAGATAACTCTTTCCTGAACCACACCAGCAAAAATTCTTCTGGCTGGGGCTACTGCGTATTCGGCAAAGTTACCGCGGGTATGGATGTAGTCAACAAAATCAAAGGTGTAAAAACCGGCACTAAAGGTTTCCACCAGGACGTACCAAAAGAAGCAGTGATTATCCAAACTGCAACTATCGCCTAAGACCTTGCCAGACCAAGATGTCGATTTTATTTATTTCTGATTTACATCTTCACGAATCACGCCCGCAAATTACGCGGGCGTTTTTTCATTTCCTGCACACACAAGCGACGCAAGCT is a window encoding:
- a CDS encoding peptidylprolyl isomerase translates to MITLHTNYGDIVIELDFEKAPKTAANFKQYVEEGFYNGTIFHRVIDGFMIQGGGFTEDFEQKKTRDTIENEADNGLQNLTGTLAMARTNDPHSATAQFFINVKDNSFLNHTSKNSSGWGYCVFGKVTAGMDVVNKIKGVKTGTKGFHQDVPKEAVIIQTATIA